From the genome of Pelmatolapia mariae isolate MD_Pm_ZW linkage group LG12, Pm_UMD_F_2, whole genome shotgun sequence, one region includes:
- the slc39a14 gene encoding metal cation symporter ZIP14 isoform X2 — MLICSPHGRAATSTSLFHFDLAFPLALAVLLCQVTGQVESQTQSPAQVLQDLLSRYGDNSTITVPQLRSLLAALSQGQSESDSDSSSTAETPTTTPPQFNSSKCLPADTLAIYSISEESRLDGRGFQELCPTMLQQLDAGSCRAHKGEEQSSDTSPRPSDAEVWGYGILSVTLISLCSLVGACVVPFMKKTFYKRLLLYFIALAIGTLYSNALFQLIPEAFGFDPMVDFYVSKSAVVFGGFYLFFFTEKVLKVLLKQKNGSHGHSHYPGADHYSTPDRDLEEGEKEKLQQNGEASSLALGKVDAGEGELMLSPAQTPQDSQSPDSGGRSGTSGGGCYWLKGTTYSDIGTLAWMITLSDGLHNFIDGLAIGASFTASVFQGISTSVAILCEEFPHELGDFVILLNAGMSIQQALFFNFLSACCCYLGMGFGILAGNSFSPNWIFALAGGMFLYIALADMFPEMNEVSREEEDAGGSSFLLTFGIQNAGLLTGFSIMLLLTTYSGQIQLG; from the exons ATGCTCATCTGCTCCCCTCATGGCCGTGCCGCTACATCCACCAGCCTCTTTCACTTTGACTTGGCGTTCCCGCTGGCTCTAGCTGTGCTGCTCTGCCAGGTGACGGGTCAGGTGGAGAGTCAGACGCAGTCACCTGCCCAGGTGCTTCAGGACTTGCTGTCCCGCTATGGGGACAACAGCACCATCACGGTCCCTCAGCTGCGATCTCTGTTAGCAGCCCTCAGCCAGGGCCAGAGTGAAAGTGacagtgacagcagcagcacagctgaaACACCAACAACCACACCTCCCCAGTTCAACAGCTCCAAG TGCTtgcctgcagacacactggcCATTTACAGCATCAGCGAGGAGTCGCGGCTGGATGGCCGGGGTTTTCAGGAGCTGTGCCCCACcatgctgcagcagctggatgCTGGCAGCTGCAGGGCACATAAAGGGGAGGAGCAAAGCAGCGACACCTCCCCCAGGCCCTCAGATGCTGAAG TTTGGGGCTATGGGATCCTAAGCGTGACTCTGATCTCTCTGTGCTCGCTGGTCGGGGCGTGCGTCGTGCCCTTCATGAAGAAAACCTTTTACAAGCGACTGCTGCTCTACTTCATAGCCCTGGCCATTGGCACTCTCTACTCCAACGCCCTGTTTCAGCTCATCCCAGAG GCCTTTGGATTTGACCCAATGGTTGATTTCTACGTGTCCAAGTCTGCCGTGGTGTTCGGAGGCTTTTACCTCTTCTTCTTCACTGAAAAAGTTCTCAAAGTGCTCCTAAAGCAAAAAAACGGG AGCCACGGCCACAGCCACTACCCCGGTGCAGATCATTACTCAACCCCTGACAGGGATTTGGAGGAGGGGGAGAAGGAGAAGCTGCAGCAGAACGGAGAAGCCAGCAGCCTGGCTCTGGGCAAAGTGGACGCAGGGGAGGGCGAGCTCATGCTCAGCCCTGCACAGACACCACAG GACTCTCAGAGTCCAGACAGTGGTGGACGGTCAGGCACCAGTGGTGGTGGCTGCTATTGGCTGAAGGGGACGACCTACTCTGATATCGGCACGCTGGCCTGGATGATCACACTGAGCGATGGCCTGCACAACTTTATTGACGGCTTGGCCATCGGGGCCTCGTTCACCGCCTCTGTTTTCCAGGGCATCAGCACCTCGGTGGCGATCCTGTGCGAGGAGTTCCCCCATGAGCTGG GAGACTTTGTGATCCTGCTGAACGCCGGCATGAGCATACAGCAGGCTCTCTTCTTTAACTTCCTGTCGGCCTGCTGCTGCTACCTGGGCATGGGCTTTGGCATCCTGGCCGGTAACAGCTTCTCTCCCAACTGGATCTTCGCCCTGGCAGGAGGAATGTTCCTCTACATCGCTCTGGCAGACATG TTTCCAGAGATGAACGAGGTGAGTCGTGAGGAAGAGGATGCAGGCGGCAGCAGCTTCCTCCTCACCTTTGGCATCCAGAACGCCGGCCTGCTGACGGGCTTCTCCATCATGCTCCTCCTGACGACGTACTCTGGACAAATACAGCTGGGCTAG
- the slc39a14 gene encoding metal cation symporter ZIP14 isoform X1: MLICSPHGRAATSTSLFHFDLAFPLALAVLLCQVTGQVESQTQSPAQVLQDLLSRYGDNSTITVPQLRSLLAALSQGQSESDSDSSSTAETPTTTPPQFNSSKIRCEYQWPSMNLSKNMMARTSHCLPADTLAIYSISEESRLDGRGFQELCPTMLQQLDAGSCRAHKGEEQSSDTSPRPSDAEVWGYGILSVTLISLCSLVGACVVPFMKKTFYKRLLLYFIALAIGTLYSNALFQLIPEAFGFDPMVDFYVSKSAVVFGGFYLFFFTEKVLKVLLKQKNGSHGHSHYPGADHYSTPDRDLEEGEKEKLQQNGEASSLALGKVDAGEGELMLSPAQTPQDSQSPDSGGRSGTSGGGCYWLKGTTYSDIGTLAWMITLSDGLHNFIDGLAIGASFTASVFQGISTSVAILCEEFPHELGDFVILLNAGMSIQQALFFNFLSACCCYLGMGFGILAGNSFSPNWIFALAGGMFLYIALADMFPEMNEVSREEEDAGGSSFLLTFGIQNAGLLTGFSIMLLLTTYSGQIQLG, from the exons ATGCTCATCTGCTCCCCTCATGGCCGTGCCGCTACATCCACCAGCCTCTTTCACTTTGACTTGGCGTTCCCGCTGGCTCTAGCTGTGCTGCTCTGCCAGGTGACGGGTCAGGTGGAGAGTCAGACGCAGTCACCTGCCCAGGTGCTTCAGGACTTGCTGTCCCGCTATGGGGACAACAGCACCATCACGGTCCCTCAGCTGCGATCTCTGTTAGCAGCCCTCAGCCAGGGCCAGAGTGAAAGTGacagtgacagcagcagcacagctgaaACACCAACAACCACACCTCCCCAGTTCAACAGCTCCAAG ATTCGCTGTGAGTACCAGTGGCCAAGTATGAACCTTTCCAAAAACATGATGGCCAGGACGTCACAC TGCTtgcctgcagacacactggcCATTTACAGCATCAGCGAGGAGTCGCGGCTGGATGGCCGGGGTTTTCAGGAGCTGTGCCCCACcatgctgcagcagctggatgCTGGCAGCTGCAGGGCACATAAAGGGGAGGAGCAAAGCAGCGACACCTCCCCCAGGCCCTCAGATGCTGAAG TTTGGGGCTATGGGATCCTAAGCGTGACTCTGATCTCTCTGTGCTCGCTGGTCGGGGCGTGCGTCGTGCCCTTCATGAAGAAAACCTTTTACAAGCGACTGCTGCTCTACTTCATAGCCCTGGCCATTGGCACTCTCTACTCCAACGCCCTGTTTCAGCTCATCCCAGAG GCCTTTGGATTTGACCCAATGGTTGATTTCTACGTGTCCAAGTCTGCCGTGGTGTTCGGAGGCTTTTACCTCTTCTTCTTCACTGAAAAAGTTCTCAAAGTGCTCCTAAAGCAAAAAAACGGG AGCCACGGCCACAGCCACTACCCCGGTGCAGATCATTACTCAACCCCTGACAGGGATTTGGAGGAGGGGGAGAAGGAGAAGCTGCAGCAGAACGGAGAAGCCAGCAGCCTGGCTCTGGGCAAAGTGGACGCAGGGGAGGGCGAGCTCATGCTCAGCCCTGCACAGACACCACAG GACTCTCAGAGTCCAGACAGTGGTGGACGGTCAGGCACCAGTGGTGGTGGCTGCTATTGGCTGAAGGGGACGACCTACTCTGATATCGGCACGCTGGCCTGGATGATCACACTGAGCGATGGCCTGCACAACTTTATTGACGGCTTGGCCATCGGGGCCTCGTTCACCGCCTCTGTTTTCCAGGGCATCAGCACCTCGGTGGCGATCCTGTGCGAGGAGTTCCCCCATGAGCTGG GAGACTTTGTGATCCTGCTGAACGCCGGCATGAGCATACAGCAGGCTCTCTTCTTTAACTTCCTGTCGGCCTGCTGCTGCTACCTGGGCATGGGCTTTGGCATCCTGGCCGGTAACAGCTTCTCTCCCAACTGGATCTTCGCCCTGGCAGGAGGAATGTTCCTCTACATCGCTCTGGCAGACATG TTTCCAGAGATGAACGAGGTGAGTCGTGAGGAAGAGGATGCAGGCGGCAGCAGCTTCCTCCTCACCTTTGGCATCCAGAACGCCGGCCTGCTGACGGGCTTCTCCATCATGCTCCTCCTGACGACGTACTCTGGACAAATACAGCTGGGCTAG